One Rhizoctonia solani chromosome 3, complete sequence genomic region harbors:
- a CDS encoding EH domain-containing and endocytosis protein 1: protein MAGFEATAQEQQVIKAVFARADTQDLGVVTGDEAVKVFAGSALPPATLGEIWQLSDTENNGFLTETGLGIALRLIGWAQAGEAPKKDLIGRGNPDPGVSSNPGSPMPRSPPPSLPARPVMPPLTPEDRQKFLRMFFQSGPANGLLSGDKARDLFVRSKLPTEKLSQIWHLADTHERGALDSTDFIIGMFLIQAVMTGQLQILPSGLPAGLYEQASGGAPRPSIGSPIQAQFTGTSNSSRTAPGYPQRAASPIRTQYTGQGPLEPQYTGTQPRIAPQYTGQSQFSRPPAPPPPVRPQVTGQPFAIPQAPPFAQPKWDVTQEEKAKSDQFFAGLDPQGRGFIEGDVAVNFMVQSKLPEAILAQVWDLSDLNKDGKLTRDGFAVAMHLINGKLAGRDIPNELPPSLIPPSFRGAAPAPAAPAQSETLRDLWSLDEPVQTPTPPTSAPVPAPAPAPVQTQVPPKPQRNLFDDDEDDEVLSPTTAAATATSPAPPNGTTSIEIANVQNQLQSTQRALDSTTAARQAASASADASTAELASLKEQLARAAASRVTEETHLNEIRARKAAQDAELAQVREELIRAESEVSAIRLERGELETSLLRDKEELRGVQKKVREISEETERAKGEVEKFKREARQVKGLLAIAKKQLGTAEGEKQKVEKEGEDARNETEEARQELEDVERRVALGETAEPSIVAPVPTVPAIPTVPTVNGAALPLSPQSTGFGADRLSPAQVELPASRSVTPAVPVPQRTGSTNPFDRLRGMSASSGAGALPFADVPSAASPFSTTPFGSNPTSPTVTSPFGAPEGISSPFGIPPAAGAAAAGTGSGASAFDAVFGDASAFGEGHKNDDSTSNIVAETKADATPKPPPPAPIAEPSTHGLADDEDPFGMGDDKFEDEGVKEETNIKEDEKHKTSIEQDKPTPRASIEEPKQAPTPRPVGESKDKDEDPALAAAASQFPALSAQNSPNNQDLPPLTELEPQDDDSDSDDEPLDKTAKRLTLKQGAGVGDTGSAPAPAPSTSAFNNVFGLPSATPAPAPTSAPAPVPAPAATGASAFDEAFKSFSSNQEETKSSGFSFQNSFDDNFDFASATSKDKDTNTNSTPTVPGGFSFDDAFGTSSVTSNGTGNGTTSKGVSFDEAFGISSKSDTGSAKPSFDAFASSSFTAPAPARSSIPAPEPVPVPAPVHAPATASTMSRPSPPTSPTSASVRSGSARASPPRSSKRSESPRAQARTQLSPPPEPTQRHSKFGIHLPFGRSKTTKDKNKGKKGKEQIPDMPAPPAAVPSGATSGTPAVEDDVEAVKTLCGMGFTRSQAVNALETHGYDVQRALNSLLGGS from the exons ATGGCCGGGTTCGAAGCGACGGCACAAGAGCAGCAGGTGATCAAGGCAGTATTTGCCAGGGCCGACACACAGGACCTGGGAGTAGTTACCGGCGACGAGGCAGTCAAGGTCTTTGCTGGCTCGGCGCTTCCCCCCGCCACCCTCGGCGAGATCTGGCAGTTGTCCGACACAGAAAATAATGGATTTCTCACCGAGACCGGACTGGGCATTGCACTCAGACTCATAGGCTGGGCACAGGCTGGCGAGGCCCCAAAGAAGGATCTGATTGGACGCG GGAATCCCGATCCGGGCGTCTCCTCCAACCCAGGCTCTCCTATGCCCCGTTCGCCCCCTCCGTCACTCCCCGCACGGCCCGTCATGCCCCCGCTCACCCCCGAAGACAGACAAAAGTTTCTCCGCATGTTCTTCCAGAGTGGACCTGCCAATGGCCTGTTGAGTG GCGACAAGGCACGCGACCTATTCGTCCGATCCAAACTTCCAACCGAAAAACTCAGCCAAATTTG GCATCTCGCAGATACTCATGAGCGTGGTGCACTGGACTCTACCGACTTTATCATTGGCATGTTCCTCATCCAGGCTGTCATGACCGGCCAACTCCAGATTCTACCCTCTGGTCTCCCTGCTGGCTTGTACGAACAGGCTAGCGGCGGCGCACCTCGTCCCTCGATAGGTTCACCCATTCAGGCCCAGTTTACTGGTACCAGCAACAGCTCTCGAACAGCTCCTGGTTACCCCCAACGTGCTGCCAGTCCCATTCGCACGCAATACACTGGCCAAGGCCCGCTCGAGCCTCAGTATACCGGCACTCAGCCCCGCATCGCTCCGCAGTACACCGGTCAGTCTCAGTTCAGCCGCCCACCGGCCCCTCCTCCGCCCGTACGTCCCCAAGTCACCGGTCAGCCATTCGCAATCCCCCAAGCACCACCGTTTGCCCAGCCCAAATGGGACGTCACCCAGGAGGAAAAGGCCAAGTCGGACCAATTCTTTGCTGGACTCGACCCTCAGGGGCGTGGCTTTATCGAAGGCGATGTCGCTGTCAACTTTATGGTCCAGTCCAAGCTTCCCGAGGCGATTCTTGCCCAAGTTTG GGACTTGTCCGATCTGAACAAGGACGGTAAATTAACCCGCGATGGATTCGCTGTTGCAATGCATCTCATCAATGGCAAGCTCGCTGGGCGCGACATTCCAAACGAACTCCCGCCCTCGCTCATTCCGCCAAGCTTCAGGGGAGCGGCCCCGGCTCCTGCGGCACCCGCGCAGA GCGAGACGCTTCGCGACTTGTGGTCACTTGACGAGCCCGTGCAAACGCCCACGCCACCCACTTCGGCACCGGTTCCAGCGCCTGCACCCGCACCCGTTCAAACACAAGTACCTC CCAAACCCCAACGTAACCTATtcgatgacgacgaagacgatgAAGTGCTCTCTCCTACAACCGCAGCAGCAACTGCAACCTCCCCCGCTCCACCCAACGGCACAACCAGTATCGAAATCGCCAACGTTCAAAACCAACTCCAAAGCACCCAACGTGCGCTCGATTCTACTACTGCCGCACGACAAGCAGCGAGCGCATCGGCAGATGCCAGTACCGCCGAGCTCGCGTCGCTCAAGGAACAGCTTGCGCGCGCGGCTGCTTCGCGAGTGACCGAGGAAACACACCTGAACGAGATTAGGGCGCGCAAGGCTGCGCAGGATGCCGAACTCGCGCAAGTCAGGGAGGAGCTGATTAGGGCCGAGAGCGAAGTTAGCGCGATCCGACTTGAGCGCGGAGAACTCGAGACAAGTCTGCTACGAGACAAGGAAGAGTTGAGGGGCGTGCAGAAGAAAGTGAGAGAGATTTCCGAAGAGACGGAGCGCGCCAAGGGCGAAGTGGAAAAGTTCAAGCGCGAGGCGAGGCAGGTCAAAGGTCTCCTGGCGATCGCAAAGAAACAGCTGGGCACGGCCGAGGGCGAAAAGCAAAAGGTCGAAAAGGAAGGCGAGGACGCGCGAAACGAGACGGAAGAGGCTCGGCAAGAGTTGGAAGATGTTGAACGCAGAGTCGCGCTCGGCGAAACGGCCGAACCGTCCATCGTCGCGCCCGTCCCAACCGTCCCAGCTATCCCGACCGTCCCGACCGTCAACGGGGCTGCTCTTCCCCTCAGCCCGCAGTCCACAGGGTTCGGCGCAGACAGGCTGTCCCCTGCCCAGGTCGAGCTGCCCGCTTCGCGCTCCGTAACGCCCGCCGTGCCCGTACCCCAACGAACAGGGAGCACGAATCCGTTTGACCGGCTGCGCGGGATGAGCGCAAGCAGCGGCGCGGGTGCGTTACCGTTTGCCGATGTCCCGAGCGCCGCTTCTCCGTTTAGCACGACGCCGTTTGGGAGCAACCCTACTTCGCCGACTGTTACCTCGCCATTCGGCGCACCCGAGGGCATTTCGTCGCCATTTGGTATTCCCCCTGCTGCCggggctgctgctgctggaacTGGGAGCGGTGCATCGGCGTTTGATGCTGTATTTGGTGACGCGAGCGCGTTTGGTGAAGGGCACAAGAACGACGATAGTACCTCGAATATTGTAGCCGAGACCAAGGCGGATGCTACTCCCAAGCCGCCTCCCCCCGCACCGATTGCCGAACCCTCGACGCATGGACTAGCAGATGATGAGGATCCATTTGGGATGGGCGACGACAAGTTCGAGGACGAAGGCGTGAAAGAGGAAACCAACATCAAGGAAGATGAGAAACACAAGACCTCCATCGAACAAGACAAGCCCACGCCCAGAGCGTCCATCGAAGAACCTAAACAAGCTCCCACCCCCAGACCAGTCGGCGAAAGTAAAGACAAGGATGAAGACCCGGCGCTCGCAGCGGCCGCATCCCAGTTCCCCGCGCTTTCCGCCCAAAACTCGCCAAATAACCAGGATTTGCCGCCGTTGACCGAGTTGGAGCCGCAGGATGACGATTCGGATAGCGACGATGAGCCATTGGATAAGACGGCCAAGAGATTGACGCTTAAGCAGG GCGCTGGTGTGGGTGATACTGGGTCTGCTCCTGCGCCTGCACCTTCAACATCGGCTTTCAACAATGTTTTCGGGTTACCGAGTGCTACACCTGCCCCTGCTCCTACCTCTGCTCCTGCACCTGTACCTGCACCCGCCGCTACAGGCGCAAGTGCATTTGACGAAGCATTCAAGTC GTTCTCATCCAATCAAGAAGAAACAAAGTCCTCGGGGTTCAGCTTCCAAAACTCGTTTGACGACAACTTTGATTTCGCGAGCGCTACGTCCAAAGACAAGGACACAAACACAAACTCAACTCCCACCGTTCCCGGCGGATTTTCATTCGACGACGCGTTTGGAACGAGCAGCGTGACGAGCAACGGAACTGGCAACGGTACGACAAGCAAGGGAGTTTCGTTTGACGAGGCGTTTGGAATTTCGTCCAAGTCGGACACGGGCTCTGCTAAACCCTCGTTTGACGCGTTTGCTTCCTCGTCTTTTACTGCGCCTGCACCTGCTAGGTCTTCCATTCCGGCCCCCGAGCCTGTGCCTGTTCCTGCGCCCGTACATGCGCCTGCAACTGCTTCGACGATGTCTCGTCCTTCTCCCCCGACATCTCCTACCTCTGCAAGTGTGCGTTCCGGATCGGCAAGGGCGTCACCTCCGCGCAGCAGCAAACGCTCCGAATCCCCCAGGGCCCAAGCAAGGACACAGCTGAGCCCGCCCCCCGAGCCGACTCAACGACACTCGAAGTTTGGGATTCATCTGCCGTTTGGAAGGTCCAAGACGACCAAGGACAAGAACAAGGGCAAAAAGGGCAAGGAGCAGATCCCTGACATGCCAGCTCCCCCCGCTGCCGTTCCGTCTGGTGCAACCTCGGGCACGCCAGCCGTGGAGGACGACGTCGAGGCCGTCAAGACTCTCTGTGGAATGGGCTTCACGCGTTCACAGGCGGTCAACGCGCTCGAGACTCATGGATACGACGTCCAAAGAGCGCTCAACAGTCTTTTGGGTGGTTCATAA
- a CDS encoding mitochondrial carrier protein, with the protein MLVKSIKVRQQLQTDGSTSRSFFNVARGIIQSEGSLSLMNGVSAGVLREGIYATIRLGTYEAHKDLLYDLSNGALTREGIPLKALSGLMSGAIGATIANPTDLIKIRMQAYHNPPVSEYSSIVSSLRCVYNEGGGTLSGGLRSLWRGTAATVTRGAIITVAQIGSYDHIKQVIKSRRFMDEGIPLHLTSSLFAGLVCSIASNPVDVIKVRLMNDHKRMYRGVTDCVAKTLRKEGPLAYYKGFGMCWIRLGSHTTMTLLLYEQLRAWAGVKPL; encoded by the exons ATGCTCGTCAAAAGTATAAAA GTTCGCCAGCAACTCCAAACCGATG GATCCACATCTAGGTCCTTCTTCAATGTCGCCAGAGGAATAATCCAGTCGGAGGGTTCACTCTCACTTATGAATGGAGTTAGTGCTGGTGTACTTAGGGAAGGCATATACGCTACCATTCGCCTGGGTACATATGAGGCACACAAGGACCT TCTATATGACCTTTCAAATGGTGCTCTTACCAGGGAAGGTATACCACTGAAAGCTCTATCGGGATTGATGTCTGGAGCAATCGGAGCCACAATAGCCAATCCAACGGATCTTATTAAGA TTCGTATGCAGGCTTACCACAATCCTCCTGTTTCAGAGTACTCGAGTATAGTATCTTCTCTTAGATGCGTTTATAATGAAGGAGGAGGTACGCTCTCTGGTGGTCTGCGTTCGCTATGGCGTGGAACCGCCGCAACTGTCACCCGCGGTGCAATCATCACCGTCGCGCAGATAGGCTCATATGATCACATCAAACAAGTAATAAAGAGTCGTAGATTTATGGATGAGGGTATACCTTTACATCTCACTTCAAGCCTTTTCGCTGG CTTGGTGTGCTCTATCGCCTCCAACCCGGTTG ATGTGATCAAAGTTCGACTTATGAATGATCATAAACGCATGTACCGTGGGGTGACGGACTGTGTGGCCAAGACTCTTCGCAAGGAAGGACCGCTCGCTTACTATAAA GGATTCGGGATGTGCTGGATTCGG CTCGGTTCGCATACTACTATGACTCTGCTATTGTACGAGCAACTGCGCGCCTGGGCCGGAGTTAAGCCGCTATAA